From the genome of Neisseria lisongii, one region includes:
- a CDS encoding RNA pyrophosphohydrolase, whose product MNFLEGRPVLDREGYRPNVGIILTNSRNEVFWGKRVREYSWQFPQGGIKPGESPETAMYRELLEEVGLLPQHVKILGRTRDWLRYDVPSHWVRREWRGSYRGQKQIWYLLRLVGRESDVNLRASHHPEFDGWRWHEYWAPVDEVIDFKRNVYLGALSELSRFLPELESYGQYAARQPDLPVK is encoded by the coding sequence TTGAATTTCTTGGAAGGGCGACCCGTGTTAGACAGAGAAGGCTATCGCCCCAATGTCGGTATTATTCTGACAAACAGTCGCAACGAAGTATTTTGGGGCAAGCGGGTGCGCGAATATTCGTGGCAGTTTCCGCAGGGCGGCATCAAACCGGGCGAAAGCCCTGAAACGGCGATGTACCGCGAGCTTTTGGAAGAAGTCGGCCTGTTGCCGCAGCATGTGAAGATTTTGGGGCGTACCCGAGACTGGCTGCGTTATGATGTACCGAGCCATTGGGTGCGGCGGGAGTGGCGGGGTTCGTACCGCGGGCAGAAGCAGATTTGGTATTTGCTGCGGCTGGTCGGGCGGGAAAGCGATGTCAATCTGCGGGCCAGCCACCACCCCGAATTCGACGGTTGGCGCTGGCACGAATATTGGGCGCCGGTCGATGAAGTTATCGATTTCAAACGCAACGTTTATTTGGGTGCATTGAGCGAGCTTTCCCGCTTTTTGCCCGAGTTGGAAAGTTACGGCCAATATGCCGCCCGCCAACCGGATTTACCTGTAAAATAG
- a CDS encoding ComEA family DNA-binding protein gives MKKLLTAAALMLATAFAAAAVNINTASETELTALPGIGPAKAKAIVEYRKLNGAFKSPEELKNVKGIGEGIFSKLKGEAVTSTPPAKKAGPALKK, from the coding sequence ATGAAAAAACTGCTTACCGCAGCCGCACTGATGCTTGCCACCGCATTTGCCGCCGCAGCCGTCAACATCAACACCGCTTCCGAAACCGAACTGACTGCCTTACCCGGCATCGGCCCGGCCAAAGCAAAAGCCATTGTAGAGTACCGCAAACTCAACGGTGCGTTCAAATCCCCCGAAGAGCTGAAAAACGTCAAAGGCATCGGGGAGGGCATCTTCTCGAAACTGAAAGGGGAGGCCGTTACTTCCACCCCGCCTGCTAAAAAGGCCGGCCCTGCTTTGAAAAAGTAG
- the trmB gene encoding tRNA (guanosine(46)-N7)-methyltransferase TrmB, with the protein MTDTINPQTEDGGAAKEHLRSIRSFVLRQGHMTAAQQRAIDTMWPQFGLDYQAQTADLNQIFGSDQPKVLEIGFGMGTATAEIAKRLPDHDFLAIDVHGPGVGNLLKLIEEENISNIRVMRHDAVEVVENMLADEALAGIHIFFPDPWHKKRHHKRRLVQVPFIEKLLPKLKTGGYIHMATDWEEYAQQMLDVLSSFKCLQNTAADYAPTPAYRPETKFEARGKRLGHGVWDLVFKKIK; encoded by the coding sequence ATGACAGACACAATCAATCCTCAAACAGAAGACGGCGGCGCAGCGAAAGAACATCTGCGTTCTATCCGCAGTTTTGTATTGCGGCAGGGACACATGACCGCAGCGCAGCAGCGTGCCATTGATACCATGTGGCCGCAGTTCGGCTTGGATTATCAAGCGCAAACCGCCGATTTGAATCAGATTTTCGGCAGCGACCAGCCTAAGGTTTTGGAAATCGGCTTCGGCATGGGAACGGCCACCGCCGAAATTGCCAAACGCTTGCCCGATCATGATTTTCTGGCGATTGACGTACACGGCCCGGGCGTGGGCAATCTGCTCAAGCTGATTGAAGAGGAAAACATCAGTAATATCCGTGTAATGCGCCACGACGCAGTGGAAGTGGTGGAAAATATGCTGGCAGACGAAGCCTTGGCAGGCATTCATATTTTCTTCCCCGACCCGTGGCATAAAAAACGCCATCACAAACGCCGTCTGGTGCAAGTGCCGTTTATCGAAAAACTGTTGCCCAAGCTGAAAACCGGCGGCTATATCCACATGGCGACCGACTGGGAGGAATACGCCCAACAGATGTTGGACGTGTTGAGCAGCTTTAAATGCCTGCAAAACACCGCCGCCGATTATGCCCCCACGCCGGCTTACCGCCCCGAAACCAAATTTGAAGCACGGGGCAAACGGCTGGGGCATGGTGTCTGGGATTTGGTATTCAAAAAAATAAAATAA
- a CDS encoding DNA topoisomerase IV subunit B → MTDQNQQYSESSITVLKGLEPVKERPGMYTRTDSPTHICQEVIDNATDEALAGFATEVDVVIHEDGSLSVRDNGRGIPTGIHPQEGVPVVELVFTRLHAGGKFNKKDGGSAYSFSGGLHGVGVSVTNALSKRLEVTVKRDGQISRIVFSGGDVVEPLSVIGKCPKKETGSEIRVWPDSSYFEQVDYSIPELERLLRAKAVLLPGITVRLTRPQKGQSEPLVQVWHYPDGLKSYLTALIGEAQEAVPVFSCENYISDGHESDFSVGEGAAFALTWLEEGSCASESYVNLIPTPLGGTHEAGLKQAVFNAVNNFITLHNLLPRGVKVQSDDVFGKTAFVLSARVLDPQFQGQTKDKLTNRDTLKLVAAVAGDPIELWLNQNVEYGKKIAELAIRQAQARMRSVKKIEKKKGSGVAVLPGKLTDCESEDIRENELFLVEGDSAGGSAKLARNKATQAILPLRGKVLNSFEVHQDQLFGNAEIHDISVAIGVDPHGVTDSPDLSGLRYGKIAILSDADVDGSHIQVLLLTLFYRHFPQLIANGHIYVAQPPLFRVDVNAQGKSKPARKLYALDQNELDGILERLKLEGVKETAYSISRFKGLGEMNPDQLKDTTMDPDTRRLLQVQIPETAVEETRDIFVKLMGKGEAASRRAWMEAEGDKAEVDI, encoded by the coding sequence ATGACTGATCAAAACCAACAATACAGCGAATCCAGCATTACCGTCTTAAAAGGCTTAGAGCCGGTAAAAGAGCGGCCGGGCATGTACACCCGCACCGACAGCCCGACCCATATCTGTCAGGAAGTAATTGACAATGCCACCGATGAAGCATTGGCGGGCTTTGCCACCGAAGTGGACGTTGTGATTCACGAAGACGGTTCGCTGTCGGTACGGGACAACGGGCGGGGTATTCCCACCGGTATCCACCCGCAGGAAGGCGTTCCGGTGGTGGAACTGGTTTTCACCCGCCTTCATGCCGGCGGCAAGTTCAACAAGAAAGACGGCGGCAGTGCCTATTCTTTTTCCGGCGGTTTGCACGGCGTGGGCGTGTCCGTTACCAACGCATTGTCGAAACGCTTGGAAGTAACCGTTAAGCGGGACGGGCAAATTAGCCGCATCGTGTTTTCCGGCGGCGATGTTGTCGAGCCGTTGAGCGTTATCGGCAAATGTCCGAAAAAAGAAACCGGCAGTGAAATCCGTGTCTGGCCCGACAGTTCGTATTTCGAGCAGGTGGATTACAGCATTCCCGAGCTGGAACGCCTGCTGCGTGCCAAAGCCGTATTGTTGCCCGGCATTACCGTCCGCCTGACCCGTCCGCAAAAAGGGCAGAGCGAACCGCTGGTACAGGTGTGGCATTATCCCGACGGTCTGAAAAGCTATCTGACCGCCTTAATCGGCGAAGCTCAGGAAGCTGTGCCGGTATTTTCCTGTGAAAACTATATTTCAGACGGCCATGAAAGCGACTTCAGCGTCGGCGAGGGGGCAGCATTTGCATTGACATGGCTGGAAGAAGGTTCGTGCGCCAGCGAAAGCTATGTCAATCTGATTCCCACGCCGCTTGGCGGCACACACGAAGCCGGTTTGAAACAGGCAGTGTTTAATGCCGTCAATAATTTCATTACCTTACACAACCTGTTGCCGCGCGGCGTGAAAGTGCAGAGCGATGATGTGTTCGGCAAAACAGCGTTTGTCTTGTCCGCCAGAGTGCTTGACCCGCAGTTTCAAGGCCAGACCAAAGACAAACTGACTAACCGAGATACGCTGAAACTGGTCGCAGCCGTTGCCGGTGATCCGATTGAATTATGGCTCAACCAAAATGTCGAATACGGCAAAAAAATTGCTGAACTGGCGATTCGTCAGGCACAGGCACGGATGCGTTCGGTAAAAAAAATCGAAAAGAAAAAAGGCTCGGGTGTGGCCGTGTTGCCGGGCAAACTGACCGATTGCGAAAGCGAAGATATTCGGGAAAACGAACTGTTTCTGGTCGAAGGGGATTCGGCAGGCGGTTCGGCAAAACTGGCACGCAACAAAGCCACCCAAGCCATTTTGCCGCTGCGGGGCAAAGTGTTGAACAGTTTTGAAGTCCACCAAGACCAACTGTTCGGCAATGCCGAAATCCACGATATTTCCGTCGCCATCGGCGTTGATCCTCACGGCGTTACCGACAGTCCCGATTTAAGCGGCCTGCGTTACGGCAAAATCGCCATTTTGTCTGATGCCGATGTGGACGGTTCGCATATCCAAGTCTTGCTGCTGACCCTGTTTTACCGCCATTTCCCGCAACTGATTGCCAACGGGCATATCTACGTTGCCCAGCCGCCGCTGTTCCGTGTCGATGTCAACGCACAAGGCAAAAGCAAACCGGCACGCAAGCTCTACGCCCTTGACCAAAACGAATTGGACGGCATTCTCGAACGCCTGAAACTGGAAGGCGTAAAAGAAACAGCATACAGCATCAGCCGCTTCAAAGGCTTGGGCGAAATGAATCCCGACCAGCTCAAAGACACCACCATGGACCCCGACACCCGCCGCCTGCTGCAGGTGCAAATCCCCGAAACGGCTGTTGAAGAAACCCGCGATATTTTTGTCAAACTGATGGGCAAAGGCGAAGCCGCCAGCCGCCGCGCTTGGATGGAAGCCGAGGGCGACAAAGCGGAAGTGGATATTTAA
- the rnr gene encoding ribonuclease R, producing the protein MNKNTKFLSLREKDPFLAREKQRYEQPLPSREWIIELLGRKGVPLKMAALAKDLSISEAEYAFFERRLKAMARDGQILINRRGAVCTADKLDLVKCRMEMHRDGFGFAVPLEADLGGDFVVYERQTKGAMHGDIVMIRPAGTDRRGRREGVVLDIVERAQVQVVGRFYVEHGVAILEAEDKRLIHNIVLEPQSVAEHRPQAGQVVVAEIETYPDSNRPAVAKITEVLGDYADSGMEIEIALRKHHLPHQFNEACLKAAAKIPDHVRKSDLKGRVDLRDLPLVTIDGETARDFDDAVFAEKIGRNYRLVVAIADVSHYVKPGDGIDIDAQERSTSVYFPRRVIPMLPENLSNGICSLNPEVERLCMVCDMVVTFAGNIKEYRFYPAVMRSHARLTYNQVWQWISDGIVHPLKPQIDTLYKVFQILQKKRFQRGAVEFETNETQMLFDDCGKIEKIVAVSRNDAHKMIEECMLAANVCAAEFLLENRHTALFRNHLGPTPEKLAVLREQLSLLGLRLNGGDKPTPKDYAELAAQFKDRPDAELLQVMMLRSMQQAVYEPHNDGHFGLAYDAYAHFTSPIRRYPDLTVHRAIKAVLAGQQYQPEKTWQALGVHTSFCERRADDASRDVENWLKTYYMQDKVGEVFNGKISGMANFGIFVTLDDIHIDGLVHISDLGEDYFNFRPEIMAIEGERSGVRFSMGEKVAVKVARADLESSKIDLMLVSGGSKKRSKAAKNTAKPAGKTEKTRSKKLSPKEIDTLMNRGTKKTPTSKPAGRLKTTTEPAKPAKKKGVSIKVKSKAVGQTETKRKGRSKPKA; encoded by the coding sequence ATGAATAAAAATACTAAGTTTTTAAGTTTACGGGAAAAAGACCCGTTTCTGGCTCGTGAGAAACAGCGTTACGAGCAGCCTTTGCCCAGCCGTGAGTGGATTATCGAATTATTGGGACGTAAAGGCGTGCCGCTGAAAATGGCGGCGTTGGCGAAAGATTTGTCGATTAGTGAAGCGGAATATGCGTTTTTTGAACGCCGTCTGAAAGCCATGGCAAGAGACGGGCAGATTTTAATCAACCGCCGAGGAGCGGTGTGTACGGCGGATAAGCTGGATTTGGTGAAATGCCGTATGGAAATGCACCGGGACGGTTTCGGCTTTGCCGTGCCGCTGGAAGCGGATTTAGGCGGTGATTTTGTGGTGTATGAACGCCAGACCAAAGGTGCGATGCACGGCGATATTGTGATGATTCGTCCGGCGGGAACCGACCGCCGAGGCCGTCGTGAAGGCGTGGTGCTGGATATTGTCGAGCGGGCGCAGGTTCAGGTGGTCGGCCGTTTTTATGTGGAACACGGCGTGGCGATTTTGGAGGCGGAAGACAAACGCTTGATTCACAATATCGTTTTGGAACCGCAAAGCGTGGCGGAACACCGACCGCAGGCAGGGCAGGTGGTGGTGGCAGAAATCGAAACCTATCCCGACAGCAACCGCCCTGCAGTGGCGAAAATTACCGAAGTATTGGGCGATTATGCCGACAGCGGTATGGAAATCGAAATTGCATTGCGCAAACACCATTTGCCGCATCAGTTTAACGAAGCCTGTTTGAAAGCAGCGGCCAAAATTCCCGATCACGTGCGCAAAAGCGATTTGAAAGGGCGGGTTGATTTGCGGGATTTGCCGCTGGTTACGATAGACGGCGAAACGGCACGGGATTTCGATGATGCGGTGTTTGCCGAAAAAATCGGCAGAAACTACCGTTTGGTGGTGGCGATTGCCGATGTCAGCCATTATGTGAAACCGGGCGACGGCATCGATATTGACGCTCAGGAACGCAGTACCAGCGTGTATTTCCCCCGTCGGGTGATTCCGATGTTGCCGGAAAATCTGTCCAACGGCATTTGTTCGCTCAATCCCGAAGTCGAGCGCCTGTGTATGGTGTGCGACATGGTGGTTACTTTTGCCGGCAATATCAAAGAATACCGTTTTTATCCGGCAGTAATGCGTTCGCACGCCCGACTGACCTACAACCAAGTGTGGCAGTGGATTTCAGACGGCATAGTCCACCCGCTCAAACCGCAAATCGACACATTGTACAAAGTGTTCCAAATTCTGCAGAAAAAACGCTTTCAGCGAGGTGCAGTCGAATTTGAAACCAACGAAACGCAAATGCTCTTTGACGATTGCGGCAAAATCGAAAAAATCGTTGCCGTCAGCCGCAACGATGCCCACAAAATGATTGAAGAATGTATGCTGGCCGCAAACGTGTGCGCCGCAGAATTTCTGTTGGAAAACCGCCATACGGCGCTGTTTCGCAACCACTTGGGCCCGACACCGGAAAAACTGGCAGTATTGCGCGAACAATTAAGCCTGCTGGGCTTGCGTTTGAACGGCGGCGACAAACCGACACCGAAAGATTATGCCGAACTGGCAGCACAGTTTAAAGACCGCCCCGATGCCGAACTGTTGCAGGTGATGATGCTGCGTTCCATGCAGCAGGCCGTGTACGAGCCGCACAACGACGGCCATTTCGGGCTGGCTTATGATGCCTACGCCCATTTCACTTCGCCGATCCGCCGCTATCCCGACTTAACGGTTCACCGAGCGATTAAAGCCGTGTTGGCAGGGCAGCAGTACCAGCCCGAAAAAACTTGGCAGGCATTGGGCGTGCATACCTCGTTTTGCGAGCGGCGTGCCGACGATGCCAGCCGGGATGTAGAAAACTGGCTGAAAACCTATTATATGCAGGACAAAGTCGGCGAAGTGTTCAACGGCAAAATTTCCGGCATGGCGAATTTCGGGATTTTTGTTACGCTGGACGACATCCACATCGACGGCTTAGTGCATATCAGCGACTTAGGCGAAGACTATTTCAACTTCCGTCCCGAAATCATGGCGATTGAAGGCGAACGCAGCGGCGTGCGCTTCAGCATGGGTGAAAAAGTAGCCGTAAAAGTCGCCCGTGCCGATTTGGAAAGCAGCAAAATCGATTTGATGCTGGTCAGCGGTGGCAGCAAAAAACGCAGCAAAGCAGCGAAAAACACCGCCAAACCCGCCGGAAAAACCGAGAAAACCCGCAGCAAAAAACTGTCGCCTAAAGAAATCGACACCTTAATGAACAGAGGAACGAAAAAAACACCGACAAGTAAACCGGCAGGCCGTCTGAAAACAACCACCGAACCGGCCAAACCCGCCAAGAAAAAAGGAGTCAGTATCAAAGTAAAAAGTAAGGCAGTAGGCCAAACCGAAACCAAACGCAAAGGCAGAAGCAAACCCAAAGCCTGA
- a CDS encoding PepSY domain-containing protein yields MKKILLTAIVALTASTAFANDYIEHQIYSDKNYEQNQAKAMKLLQSRGYTVQKIEADDHFGKPVLEAEAYKNGREYDIRLSYPDLRIISEGIDD; encoded by the coding sequence ATGAAAAAAATTCTTTTGACCGCAATCGTTGCTTTGACCGCTTCAACCGCTTTTGCCAACGATTACATCGAACATCAAATCTACAGCGATAAAAACTACGAACAAAATCAGGCCAAAGCCATGAAACTGCTGCAAAGCCGCGGTTATACCGTACAAAAAATCGAAGCCGACGACCATTTCGGCAAACCGGTTTTGGAAGCCGAAGCCTATAAAAACGGCCGTGAATACGACATCCGTCTGTCTTACCCTGATTTGAGAATTATCAGTGAAGGTATTGATGACTAA
- a CDS encoding YeiH family putative sulfate export transporter: protein MNRILGGVLVGVIAFLALQLSQTELAQQFHFSALTLAVVLGMVLGNTLYRKIENHVAAGIAFAKGKVLYLGIILYGFNITLQDIGAVGVNAVATDAVMLISTFLITCALGIYLLKIDKQIVYLAASGCSICGAAAVMAAAPVVKGESHKVAVAVALVVIFGTLSMFLYPMLYPYLHHYLSAHQFGIYAGSSIHEVAQVYAAGGNISPEVADTAVISKMIRVMMLAPFLVMLSWWLQKDQQGNQGKVAIPWFAVLFIMVALFNSLNLLPANWVKWLTQLDGILLMLAMSALGLTTQISAVRKAGIKPLLLGALVFVWLVAGGFVINWGMQSVFRL from the coding sequence ATGAATCGTATCTTGGGCGGTGTATTGGTCGGCGTGATTGCTTTTCTTGCACTGCAGTTAAGTCAAACGGAGTTGGCGCAGCAATTTCATTTCAGTGCATTAACCTTGGCGGTTGTGTTGGGCATGGTGCTGGGTAATACGCTGTACCGTAAAATTGAAAATCATGTGGCGGCGGGCATTGCTTTTGCTAAAGGGAAAGTTTTGTATTTGGGCATTATTCTGTATGGCTTTAACATTACCTTGCAAGATATTGGTGCCGTTGGTGTGAACGCTGTTGCGACTGATGCGGTGATGTTGATTTCAACCTTTCTGATTACTTGTGCATTGGGCATTTATTTGCTGAAAATCGATAAACAAATTGTCTATCTCGCCGCATCGGGGTGCAGTATTTGTGGGGCGGCGGCGGTTATGGCGGCAGCGCCGGTGGTGAAAGGGGAGTCGCATAAGGTGGCGGTTGCGGTGGCGTTGGTCGTTATTTTCGGCACGCTGAGTATGTTTTTATACCCGATGTTGTACCCTTATTTACATCATTATCTTTCGGCACACCAATTCGGTATTTATGCCGGTTCATCTATCCACGAAGTAGCGCAGGTTTATGCGGCGGGCGGCAATATCAGCCCTGAAGTTGCCGATACTGCGGTGATTTCCAAAATGATTCGGGTGATGATGCTGGCGCCGTTTTTGGTTATGCTTTCTTGGTGGTTACAAAAAGATCAGCAGGGAAATCAAGGCAAAGTTGCGATTCCTTGGTTTGCCGTGTTGTTTATTATGGTGGCGTTATTTAATTCCCTGAATCTGTTGCCGGCAAATTGGGTGAAATGGCTCACTCAGTTAGACGGCATTTTATTAATGCTGGCCATGTCTGCACTGGGTTTGACCACCCAAATCAGCGCCGTGCGGAAAGCGGGCATCAAACCGCTGTTGCTCGGTGCGCTTGTTTTTGTTTGGCTGGTGGCGGGTGGGTTTGTGATTAATTGGGGAATGCAAAGCGTATTCCGGCTTTAA
- a CDS encoding extracellular solute-binding protein translates to MKKTLIAATLCAMVLAACGKETAQETAEDQPHQAAAPARSGELNIYNWSDYVDPQTLAAFEQNNSINVRYDYYDSNEALEAKLLTGKSGYDLVAPSISNVGRQIKAGAYQKIDKSQLSNYSNIDPDLLNMMASVDPGNQYAVPYFWGMNTLAINQDLVKKALGSEQLPENEWDLVFNPEYTAKLKSCGISYFDSATEQIPLALHYLGKDPNSENPDDIKAAVEMMKKVRPDIKRFTSSGYIDDMASGNLCVAIGYGGDLNIAKTRAEDAKNGIHIKVLTPSNGVGIWVDSFMIPRDADNVANAHKYINHTLEAKTAAQNGNFVTYAPASQPARKLMEPRYADDPSIFPSKELMAKSFVISPKSSDISKLSVRLWQNLKMSQ, encoded by the coding sequence ATGAAAAAAACTTTGATTGCAGCGACACTCTGTGCCATGGTTTTAGCCGCCTGCGGCAAAGAAACCGCTCAAGAAACTGCCGAAGACCAACCCCACCAAGCCGCTGCGCCTGCCCGTTCCGGTGAATTAAACATCTACAACTGGTCGGATTATGTCGATCCGCAAACGCTGGCGGCGTTTGAACAAAACAACAGCATCAACGTCCGCTACGATTACTACGACAGCAACGAAGCCTTGGAAGCCAAACTGCTGACCGGCAAATCGGGCTACGACCTCGTTGCTCCGTCGATTTCCAATGTCGGCCGCCAAATCAAAGCCGGCGCTTATCAGAAAATCGACAAAAGCCAGCTTTCCAATTACAGCAATATCGACCCCGATCTGCTCAATATGATGGCAAGCGTCGATCCGGGCAACCAATATGCCGTGCCGTATTTCTGGGGCATGAACACCCTTGCCATCAACCAAGACTTGGTGAAAAAAGCACTGGGTAGCGAGCAGTTGCCGGAAAATGAATGGGACTTGGTGTTCAACCCTGAATATACCGCCAAACTGAAATCCTGCGGCATCAGCTATTTCGACAGCGCCACCGAACAAATTCCACTGGCGCTGCACTATTTAGGTAAAGACCCCAACAGCGAAAACCCCGACGACATCAAAGCCGCTGTCGAAATGATGAAAAAAGTGCGTCCCGACATCAAACGCTTTACCTCGTCAGGCTATATCGACGATATGGCCAGCGGCAACCTCTGCGTCGCCATCGGCTACGGCGGCGATTTAAACATCGCCAAAACCCGTGCCGAAGATGCAAAAAACGGCATCCATATCAAAGTATTGACCCCGTCCAACGGCGTAGGCATCTGGGTAGATTCATTTATGATTCCACGAGATGCCGACAACGTTGCCAATGCCCACAAATACATCAACCATACACTGGAAGCCAAAACCGCTGCCCAAAACGGCAACTTCGTTACCTACGCTCCCGCCAGCCAACCGGCACGCAAACTGATGGAACCCCGCTACGCCGATGATCCGTCCATCTTCCCAAGCAAAGAACTGATGGCAAAAAGTTTCGTTATTTCACCGAAATCCTCCGACATCAGCAAACTCAGCGTCCGCCTGTGGCAAAACCTGAAAATGAGTCAATAA
- a CDS encoding arsenate reductase — protein MLKLYGIPNCDTVKKARVWLTENGQEYEFVNFKNNAPTQELIGSWLTQIPLEKLLNKKGTTWRKLSDEEKAAAENQAGALALMAAQPSVIKRPVLDKDGQFFVGFSAENYQGIFA, from the coding sequence ATGTTAAAGCTATATGGCATTCCCAACTGCGACACCGTCAAAAAAGCCCGTGTGTGGCTGACGGAAAACGGGCAGGAATATGAATTTGTCAATTTCAAAAACAATGCACCGACTCAGGAACTCATTGGCAGTTGGCTGACCCAAATTCCGCTGGAAAAACTGTTGAACAAAAAAGGCACGACATGGCGCAAATTGAGCGATGAAGAGAAAGCGGCGGCCGAAAACCAAGCCGGTGCGCTGGCATTGATGGCGGCGCAGCCGAGCGTGATTAAGCGGCCGGTGTTGGATAAAGACGGGCAGTTTTTTGTCGGTTTTTCGGCGGAAAATTATCAGGGAATTTTTGCCTGA